AGGGGAAATCGTACAGAAATCACTTTCATTGAGTTATGACCTGATTCCTGTTACTGCAAAAATTAAAGTGGGACGTATTTCTGATCTGACCAACTTACCGGTAATACTCAATTATTCAGTTGGAGCTCAATACGGAATGTTACGTTCTTACAGATTACCTCAGGACAAACGATATGAAACTTCGGATAATGTATTTAAAGATGATGAGGTTTCGCTGGTATTAGGATTGGATTACGATATTTACATTCAAGATAACCTATATCTTTCTGCCGGAGCTCGAGGAACAATTTCAAACGATATTTCTCTGCACGATGAACCTTTAACCGACAATGCAAAACGAAATTTTGTATTTGGACTTAGAGGAAGTCTCAACTACGTGTTCAGGTAATAACATCTCACACCAATTTTATTCTGATTTGCTGAATTATCTTTACCGCATGAGTAAGCGGCTAAACTTTTTAATGCCAATTTTTATCTGTTTCGTATTATCGAATTCTCTTTTCGCTTCGCGGATAGAGGGTTTAGTCAGCAATGAAAACAATGAACCCCTACCCTTTTGTAATGTATATATCAAAAACAGTAATTATGCCTGTGCTACCAATGAAAACGGATTTTATAGTCTTACCGTTGAACCGGGAAATTATGTAGTGATCTTTCAATATATAGGGTATACCAAACAGGAAATTTCAGTAACCATAACAAATGAAAATAAAATACTGAATGTAATTCTTTTGGAGGAAGCAACTGCTCTTCAGGAAGTAGTAATCAGATCCGACAAGGAAGACCCTGCTTATGCAATTATTCGAAGTGCAATAGAAAAAAGATCTGCACATCTGAAGGAGATCTCCTCATTTTCGTGTGAGGTATATATCAAAGGTCTGCAAAAATTTACGGAAGCCCCTGATAAAATTTTAGGAGTTGAACTAAATACAATTCTCGACGTAGATACTAATAATACCGGAATTATTTATTTGTCTGAATCGGTTTCCAATTTTCATTTTCAATATCCCGATAAAACAAAAGAGGTCATGAAGGCTTCCATAGTTAGTGGAAATGATCAAAGTTTCAGTTGGAATGATGCCGCAAGTATGGAAATGAATTTTTATGAAAACCTTGAGACCCTAGAGGGATTTTCTCAACGAGGATTTGTATCTCCCATTGCTGATAATGCAATGTTCTTTTACGAATATAAATTGTTGAGTTCCATTTTTGACAATAATCACGAAATATATAAAATAAAGGTTATTCCAAAACGAAAAACGGATCCTGCATATTCAGGAATAATTTATATAACTGACGATGATTATCATATTAATGGCTTACAACTGGAGTTAAGAAAGGAAAACGGACTTGAATTTCTCGATACTTTCAGAGTGGAACAAGAGTACTTTTATTCTGATAACGAACATCTTTCCTTATTGTCGAATAAATTCAATTTTAATTATTCCCTATTTGGAATTAAAGGAAATGGCTTTTTTCATGCCTTTTATAAGGACTATACGATCAACCCAATATTTCCAAAAAATTTCTTTACTGCAGAGGTCACAAAAATTGAAGAAAATTCAAATAAAAAAGACTCCATTTATTGGAGTAACAGCAGACCAATAAAATTAACTTCAGAAGAACAAATTGATTATCGGAAAAAAGATTCTCTACAAATATTAAAAGAAACGCCGGCATACCAGGATTCGGTTGACAGAATATTTAATAAATTTTCTGCTAGCGATCTTATAAGCGGATATAATTATAGAAGATCGAGATCTGATCTGTTCATTAGCACAAATCCTCTGCCTGAAATAATTCAATTTAATACAGTGGAAGGTTATGTGGTCAACTTTAGAGTCAGACTTTCAAAAGAATGGGATTCTAAGGATGTTATAACATTAATACCAAACATTCGTTATGCAATTGGTGCAGATAAAGTATTTGCAAATGGTTCCATTTCGTATATGTATGATCAATTTACAAGATCAACCATATCGCTGAGAGGTGGTAGCAATGTAATGCAATTTAACGAATCAGGAATAATTCCGCTCGTAAATTCGTTTTACAGTTTACTGGTTGAAGAAAATTATTTGAAATTATACCAATCACAATATCTGGAAGCCAATTATTCAAAGGAGTTGTTTAATGGATTTTATGCCAGTTTCAGTGCAGGATTTCGCGACAGAAATTATCTGAATAACCTCGACATCATTGATTCATGGATTGATGTTCCGGATAAAACCTTTACGCCAAATTATTATCCTTTTTCTGATGAAGCTCTAAATACAGACATGCCGGCGAGAATTTCTGCAGGAATATCTATCAGATATCAGATCAAACAAAAATACATCATGCAACCGGATGAAAAATATATTTTGGAATCCAAGTATCCTCGTCTGGAATTCAGTTATGAAAAAGCGTTGGATGATCTTATTGAAAATTCTGTTCGATATGATAAAGTTGAATTAAGCATACAGGATAATATAAAATTGGGTCTGCCGGGAAATTTGCAATATCACAGTAGTATGGGTTTAATGTTCGGAACAAGGAATTTAACTGCTGCAGATAAATTTAACTTTGCCGGAAACGAGACCTTGATAAGCAGATTAACAATTGATAGTTATTTCCTACTCCCCTATTATTCGGCCCTTTCAGAAAATTATTATTACACGGCGCATCTTCAGTGGCACACCGAAGGATTCTTATTCCGGAAATTACCGCTTTTCAAACAATTAAAATTGGAACCTGTTTTCACCGCGCAGTATTTACAAAGTGATGCGATAAATAATTATTTTGAAGTTGCTGCCGGAATTGAACATATTTTTAAAATTGCCAGGATCGACTTCGCATATACACCATTTCGTTTTGATGATAGTTATCCTTCAGAACAATTTAGAATTTTATTGGGAATCGGATTTTAATATGAAAAAAATAATAACCAATAGTTTATTAATATTTTATTTGTTTAATAGTCTTATCGGTCAAAATTGTGCTCAACAATCCACCGGATTTATACCTGTTGCCGACCTTGGCAAATCTGCCTTTAATGGATTTGTTGGGGGGAAATATCCGGATGGAAATAATGATATTCCCCTTTTACACTTTAATAAAGGCATGGAAATGTGTGCGGATATCAAACCTTTGAATGCGGAAGGAATTTATGATACCGTAAATGGTAAAATAGGATTTATGGTTTTGGGTTTTAGCACAGCTGCAATGACGGGAAGATTTGTTCGGTCCATTTATGAATCACAAAACCCGGATGATAAATTGGAGATCATTATTGGAGCTCAGGGAGGTAAGGATATTAATTCAATGACGAATGCTTCTGCTAATTATTGGTTAATCGTAGATTCTATTGTAAAGGGAGAAAATATGACCTTAGAACAAATTCAGATCATTTGGATCAGCAGTGGAGATATATTATCATATCAGCAATCATTTCCGGAGCAATGTTACACACAAATAGAAAAATATCAGTTGATGCTTCAGGAAATTAAAAATAAATTTCCAAATGTTAGAGCTGCATTTATTTCCGACCGCACCTATGCTGGTTATATTGGAGATGTGGGTGAAGGACCTCAGGAATTAAAGGAGCCAAGTGCATATTATAATAGTTGGACCGTTAAATGGCTTATTGAAAAACAAATAAATGGCGAAAAGGGATTTACACAAGATGAAATTCCATTTATTGATTGGGGACCTTCCTTATGGACAGATGGAGTAAAGGGAAATAAAAATGGTTATACCTGGAACTGTGAAGATTCAGGAAAAGGTGGAATACATCCATCTTCTAAAGGAAGAATGAAAGAAGCATCGATGGTTTATTTATATTTTAAACTGCATCCTTACCTAAAAACAATTTTTGCAAATAACTGATCATTCCGATTGTAAGGTTGGAGGCTCCGTAAGTGTAGTGGTTACCTGATTATATTTATAATAAATTATTCCTATTGACACAATGATGAGTAGAATACACATCCATCTTATAACTCCACCATTCATTTTTTGCCATT
The genomic region above belongs to Bacteroidota bacterium and contains:
- a CDS encoding carboxypeptidase-like regulatory domain-containing protein, with translation MPIFICFVLSNSLFASRIEGLVSNENNEPLPFCNVYIKNSNYACATNENGFYSLTVEPGNYVVIFQYIGYTKQEISVTITNENKILNVILLEEATALQEVVIRSDKEDPAYAIIRSAIEKRSAHLKEISSFSCEVYIKGLQKFTEAPDKILGVELNTILDVDTNNTGIIYLSESVSNFHFQYPDKTKEVMKASIVSGNDQSFSWNDAASMEMNFYENLETLEGFSQRGFVSPIADNAMFFYEYKLLSSIFDNNHEIYKIKVIPKRKTDPAYSGIIYITDDDYHINGLQLELRKENGLEFLDTFRVEQEYFYSDNEHLSLLSNKFNFNYSLFGIKGNGFFHAFYKDYTINPIFPKNFFTAEVTKIEENSNKKDSIYWSNSRPIKLTSEEQIDYRKKDSLQILKETPAYQDSVDRIFNKFSASDLISGYNYRRSRSDLFISTNPLPEIIQFNTVEGYVVNFRVRLSKEWDSKDVITLIPNIRYAIGADKVFANGSISYMYDQFTRSTISLRGGSNVMQFNESGIIPLVNSFYSLLVEENYLKLYQSQYLEANYSKELFNGFYASFSAGFRDRNYLNNLDIIDSWIDVPDKTFTPNYYPFSDEALNTDMPARISAGISIRYQIKQKYIMQPDEKYILESKYPRLEFSYEKALDDLIENSVRYDKVELSIQDNIKLGLPGNLQYHSSMGLMFGTRNLTAADKFNFAGNETLISRLTIDSYFLLPYYSALSENYYYTAHLQWHTEGFLFRKLPLFKQLKLEPVFTAQYLQSDAINNYFEVAAGIEHIFKIARIDFAYTPFRFDDSYPSEQFRILLGIGF